A genome region from Methanobacterium sp. includes the following:
- the rrp4 gene encoding exosome complex RNA-binding protein Rrp4 has translation MLLVEDKQIVVPGEILAEGDYHSGRGTFTEEDKVCSSLVGLVAVRDKKISVIPLQSKYIPKRGDVVIGKVSDIRFSMWNLDINSPYSGILPAAEVFGKEKRDLNRAFNVGDVLFLRVVDVDEVKKVKLGLKGRGLGKFRGGILINITPTKVPRLIGKKGSMINMIKDQTRCEVVVGQNGVVWVKGKPEMERVVQKVVKTIEDEAHTSGLTDRIRDMLLELLGEKTEKPDSEKPDTEKPDSEKSDTKDEEDEYEEKLIQ, from the coding sequence GTGTTATTAGTAGAAGATAAACAGATAGTAGTTCCGGGTGAGATCTTAGCAGAAGGGGACTATCACTCAGGAAGAGGAACTTTCACAGAAGAAGACAAGGTATGTTCTTCCCTGGTTGGTCTGGTGGCTGTACGGGATAAAAAAATTAGTGTCATACCATTACAGAGCAAATACATCCCTAAAAGAGGAGATGTGGTTATTGGTAAAGTATCTGACATCCGCTTCTCCATGTGGAACCTGGACATAAACTCACCTTACTCCGGGATATTACCCGCAGCAGAAGTTTTCGGTAAGGAAAAAAGAGATTTAAACCGTGCTTTCAATGTGGGAGATGTGCTTTTCCTGCGCGTGGTGGACGTTGACGAAGTTAAAAAGGTGAAACTTGGTCTTAAAGGTAGAGGGCTTGGTAAATTCCGTGGAGGAATTCTCATCAACATAACCCCCACCAAGGTACCCCGACTCATAGGTAAGAAAGGATCCATGATCAACATGATCAAAGACCAAACCCGATGTGAAGTAGTGGTAGGTCAAAACGGAGTTGTCTGGGTTAAAGGAAAACCAGAGATGGAAAGAGTAGTGCAGAAGGTTGTTAAAACCATTGAAGATGAAGCACACACATCTGGCCTCACCGACAGAATAAGGGACATGTTACTGGAACTTCTCGGTGAAAAAACCGAAAAACCTGATTCTGAAAAACCAGATACCGAAAAACCTGATTCTGAAAAATCAGATACGAAAGATGAAGAAGATGAATATGAGGAAAAATTGATTCAGTAA
- a CDS encoding Brix domain-containing protein: MLITTSRKPSQRTRTFCRGLERVLKARCTNRGKMSLRDVFLKANEIGEDRVAVVSERDGNPNGMEFYQDGELFISLQLTVDFSLSKGRMKKDNLHIRCEVDELKDLSPEIFEIPLEEPQEYSDENLILIRTSKSRPLIEFFDGKGLATGPRIYLQGWEIAGDEDKSS, from the coding sequence ATGTTAATCACCACTTCCCGAAAACCATCCCAGAGAACAAGGACATTCTGCCGTGGCCTGGAACGAGTGTTAAAAGCTCGCTGCACAAACCGTGGGAAAATGAGCCTCAGGGATGTATTTTTAAAGGCAAATGAAATCGGAGAAGACAGGGTTGCCGTCGTATCTGAAAGAGACGGAAACCCCAATGGGATGGAATTTTATCAGGATGGAGAACTCTTCATAAGTCTCCAGTTAACTGTAGACTTTTCCCTTTCCAAGGGAAGGATGAAGAAGGATAACCTCCATATCAGGTGTGAAGTGGATGAATTAAAAGATTTATCTCCTGAAATCTTTGAAATTCCCCTTGAAGAACCTCAGGAATATTCTGATGAAAATCTCATACTCATCCGGACCAGTAAATCCCGACCATTAATCGAATTTTTCGATGGAAAGGGCCTGGCCACTGGACCACGCATTTACCTTCAGGGATGGGAAATAGCAGGTGATGAGGATAAAAGCTCTTAA
- a CDS encoding DNA-directed RNA polymerase subunit P: MYKCDKCGTLVDIKGYTESKCPSCRYRILFKEIPPVRRQVEAR, from the coding sequence TTGTATAAATGTGATAAGTGTGGTACACTGGTAGATATCAAAGGTTACACAGAATCTAAATGTCCCAGTTGCCGTTACAGGATTCTCTTTAAGGAGATCCCTCCAGTCAGGAGACAAGTGGAAGCCCGATAA
- the rrp42 gene encoding exosome complex protein Rrp42 produces MVQSVVPQIIKESVANLIKNGERADGRALDQYREISLETGVIKKAEGSARVKIGKTQIVVGAKPQIGEPFPDTPNVGVLITNSELLPMAAPNFEAGPPNETSVELSRVTDRCIREGKTVDLEKLVIIPGKKVWMIFLDLHIVDYDGNLMDAAVLGSLAALMNTKIPSTTIEGDEVVIDYEKMVPIPIKEQPLMCTLAKIGGELVADPSLEEDDVLDARISIGMRTDGSICAMQKGGSVPLTREEVLKAVGMAQKKTKELRENITKL; encoded by the coding sequence ATGGTGCAGAGCGTAGTACCACAGATCATAAAGGAAAGTGTTGCCAATCTCATCAAAAATGGGGAAAGAGCAGATGGAAGAGCCCTGGACCAGTACCGGGAAATAAGTCTGGAAACCGGTGTAATTAAAAAAGCCGAAGGTTCTGCCCGGGTGAAAATAGGTAAAACCCAGATAGTAGTGGGTGCCAAACCCCAGATCGGCGAACCATTCCCTGACACACCAAACGTGGGTGTTCTGATAACCAACTCCGAACTCCTGCCAATGGCAGCCCCTAACTTCGAAGCAGGACCACCCAATGAAACTTCAGTGGAACTTTCCCGTGTAACCGACCGTTGCATACGAGAAGGGAAAACTGTGGACCTGGAAAAACTGGTCATCATACCTGGTAAGAAGGTGTGGATGATATTCCTTGATCTGCACATTGTAGATTACGATGGCAACCTCATGGACGCCGCTGTTCTGGGCAGTTTAGCCGCCCTCATGAACACCAAAATACCAAGCACAACCATTGAAGGTGATGAAGTCGTAATTGACTATGAAAAGATGGTTCCCATCCCAATCAAGGAACAACCCCTCATGTGCACCCTGGCCAAGATCGGTGGAGAACTGGTGGCAGATCCTTCCCTGGAGGAAGATGATGTGCTGGACGCCAGAATATCCATTGGTATGCGGACAGATGGAAGTATCTGTGCCATGCAAAAAGGAGGATCAGTTCCCCTCACACGTGAAGAAGTCTTGAAGGCTGTAGGAATGGCTCAAAAGAAGACGAAAGAACTTCGTGAAAACATTACTAAACTGTAA
- the lon gene encoding endopeptidase La: protein MSDIKAKEELPVLVLPDMVLLHETNMNLKIGKKNGSEIHNRVKNDDYYGIAVASKDGTPARYYAESDINKIGTLIRVENAKEMRDFYHLRVEIIERVQIKELIPDGINYRAKYELIPDEIDLDPEDQADMVKHVRYIVSEISENFKDSKAYVDQINQLDDLRKVIANLFPYTRLSHEEKQALLEIRSLKEKSLKFLDILIEQKDSIKFQMEMAAKLNDEMNKKHRENMLKEQLRVLQDELTDSEGGHGKKDYRELIEEADMPEEVKEIALEELHKLERQGPHSSEENVIRNYLDLLTSLPWGESQVKDIDIEAARKILNEQHYGLDKVKDRIIQHLTVMKLKQNKQGSILLLVGPPGTGKTSLGKSIAEVLQREYVRISLGGVKDESEIRGHRRTYVGALPGRIIQGMKRAGERNPVFIMDEVDKLMASYSGDPASALLEVLDPEQNNTFSDHYLEVPYDLSEVFFIATANSLKGIPGPLRDRMEIIQIGSYTSHEKFHIARNHLIAEVLEENGLDETQIQFDDEAIKTIIEKYTREAGVRGLKRQLATVARVASEKIVLGKVDLPYVVKEDMLYDLLGHELIQINMAGKHNPPGVVTGLAWTPVGGDILFIEGAFMPGTGKLLLTGQLGDVMKESAKISQSLIRSRLAFNLKQVEFDKQDLHIHVPSGAIPKDGPSAGVALLTTIASLVTGHTVDPKLAMTGEISLRGAVLPVGGIKEKVLAAHRAGIKRVILPEENMKDLDDVPDDVKEEMEFLPVKTVEDVIKETIGIELPKPLLMDMSTDTLSGGAGT from the coding sequence ATGAGTGATATAAAAGCAAAAGAAGAATTACCTGTGTTAGTTTTACCAGACATGGTTTTATTACATGAAACTAACATGAATCTTAAAATCGGTAAAAAAAATGGGAGTGAAATACACAACCGAGTTAAAAACGATGATTATTACGGGATTGCCGTAGCATCCAAAGACGGAACACCCGCCAGATACTACGCAGAATCAGATATTAACAAAATAGGAACCTTAATCAGAGTGGAAAACGCCAAAGAAATGAGAGATTTCTATCATTTAAGGGTAGAAATCATAGAAAGAGTCCAGATTAAAGAATTAATCCCGGATGGTATAAACTACCGGGCTAAATATGAGTTAATCCCTGATGAAATTGATCTAGACCCTGAAGACCAGGCAGACATGGTTAAACATGTCAGGTACATTGTCTCTGAAATAAGTGAAAACTTCAAAGACTCCAAGGCCTATGTAGATCAGATCAATCAACTGGATGATCTCCGAAAGGTAATAGCCAACCTATTCCCTTACACAAGACTCTCCCATGAAGAAAAACAAGCTTTACTGGAAATACGTTCCTTAAAAGAGAAAAGCCTGAAATTCCTGGACATCTTGATTGAACAAAAAGATTCAATAAAGTTCCAGATGGAAATGGCTGCCAAGCTCAACGATGAAATGAACAAAAAACACCGGGAAAACATGCTCAAAGAACAGCTCCGAGTCCTGCAGGATGAACTAACCGACTCAGAAGGAGGGCATGGTAAGAAAGATTACCGGGAGTTAATCGAAGAAGCAGACATGCCAGAAGAGGTGAAAGAGATTGCCCTGGAAGAACTTCACAAACTGGAACGCCAGGGACCACACAGCTCTGAAGAAAACGTCATCCGAAACTACCTGGACCTTTTAACCAGCCTTCCATGGGGTGAAAGTCAGGTCAAAGATATCGACATTGAAGCAGCACGAAAAATCTTAAACGAGCAGCATTATGGCCTGGATAAAGTAAAAGACAGGATCATCCAGCACCTGACAGTGATGAAACTCAAACAAAACAAACAGGGTTCCATACTCCTCCTGGTAGGACCACCCGGAACAGGTAAAACCAGTCTGGGTAAGAGTATTGCCGAAGTACTCCAGCGTGAATACGTCCGCATCAGTCTCGGTGGTGTGAAGGATGAATCTGAAATCAGAGGTCACCGAAGAACCTACGTGGGAGCCCTACCCGGAAGGATAATCCAGGGAATGAAACGTGCTGGTGAAAGAAACCCAGTGTTCATCATGGATGAAGTAGATAAACTAATGGCATCCTACAGTGGAGACCCTGCCAGTGCCCTCTTAGAAGTTCTGGACCCTGAACAGAACAACACCTTCTCTGACCACTACCTGGAAGTACCCTACGACCTGTCTGAGGTGTTCTTCATAGCCACTGCAAACTCCCTGAAGGGAATACCAGGCCCACTAAGGGACCGAATGGAAATCATACAAATCGGCAGTTACACCAGCCATGAAAAATTCCACATAGCCCGGAATCATCTGATTGCCGAGGTCTTAGAGGAGAATGGTCTGGATGAAACTCAAATCCAGTTTGATGATGAAGCTATAAAAACCATCATTGAAAAGTACACCCGGGAAGCAGGAGTAAGAGGACTTAAACGTCAACTGGCAACTGTAGCCAGAGTGGCATCAGAGAAAATCGTACTGGGTAAAGTAGACCTGCCCTACGTAGTTAAAGAAGACATGCTCTACGACCTACTGGGACACGAACTCATACAGATCAACATGGCCGGGAAACACAACCCACCCGGAGTGGTAACTGGCCTGGCCTGGACACCTGTAGGTGGAGACATACTGTTCATTGAAGGAGCATTCATGCCCGGAACCGGGAAACTCCTCCTCACCGGACAGCTGGGGGATGTGATGAAGGAATCTGCCAAGATATCCCAGAGTCTCATCCGCTCCAGACTGGCCTTCAACCTAAAACAGGTGGAATTCGACAAACAGGACCTGCACATACACGTACCATCCGGGGCCATACCCAAGGACGGGCCATCTGCAGGAGTAGCCTTACTAACCACCATTGCCTCTCTGGTAACCGGACACACTGTGGACCCCAAACTGGCCATGACTGGTGAAATCTCCCTCCGTGGAGCAGTCTTGCCTGTGGGAGGTATTAAAGAGAAGGTCTTAGCCGCCCACAGAGCAGGAATAAAAAGGGTCATCCTACCTGAAGAAAACATGAAGGATTTGGATGATGTTCCAGACGATGTCAAGGAAGAAATGGAATTCCTACCAGTTAAAACCGTGGAAGACGTTATAAAAGAAACCATCGGCATTGAACTACCCAAACCTCTCCTGATGGACATGTCCACTGACACTTTAAGTGGAGGAGCAGGTACTTAA
- a CDS encoding DUF3194 domain-containing protein: protein MKTLTDLEMEKISEAAAVVAEKYIFSKVSKKEVQDMELRVEFNQEDGLDVDVEVELFLDELCKADENLADEAAQAALEEIDRQIEKLSE from the coding sequence TTGAAAACATTAACCGACCTTGAAATGGAGAAAATATCCGAAGCTGCAGCAGTAGTTGCAGAAAAATATATTTTTTCCAAGGTCTCTAAAAAAGAAGTCCAGGATATGGAGTTAAGAGTTGAATTCAACCAAGAAGATGGTCTTGATGTTGATGTAGAAGTAGAACTCTTCCTGGATGAACTTTGCAAAGCAGATGAAAACCTGGCTGATGAAGCTGCACAAGCTGCTCTGGAAGAGATTGACAGACAGATTGAGAAGCTGTCTGAGTAA
- the rnp3 gene encoding ribonuclease P protein component 3: protein MFFDFHVHGGPELAIDAGKMGYSGVVLTVHSRNCINQPEILKNLRESISNLTGSSKELTESGKEENKYPLIQIGVEIEAKNQEDLKKQVQKFRKKADVILVHGGDLKINRAATEDPRVDILSHPYRSRFDSGINHVLAVKAAENRVAVEINLKYFLLTRPNQQYRVLSQFRQIMKLHRKYEVPVIITSDTNSIYGLRNPKDVTALAACFGMTKNEAFDALSKTPQEIIQRNKIRDAVIVPGVRLIK, encoded by the coding sequence ATGTTTTTTGATTTTCACGTCCACGGAGGCCCTGAACTGGCCATAGATGCTGGAAAAATGGGATACAGTGGAGTGGTGTTAACGGTCCACTCCCGGAATTGTATCAATCAGCCCGAGATCCTTAAGAACCTACGTGAAAGTATAAGTAACCTAACTGGATCTAGTAAAGAGCTAACTGAATCTGGTAAAGAGGAAAATAAATACCCTCTCATCCAGATCGGTGTGGAAATAGAGGCCAAAAATCAGGAAGATCTTAAAAAACAGGTACAAAAATTTCGCAAAAAGGCCGATGTCATCCTGGTTCATGGTGGAGATCTTAAGATAAACAGAGCCGCCACTGAAGATCCTCGTGTTGACATTTTAAGTCATCCCTATCGCAGCCGGTTTGATAGTGGTATTAACCATGTCTTAGCAGTTAAAGCTGCTGAAAACAGGGTTGCAGTAGAAATAAACCTGAAATATTTCCTTTTAACTCGGCCAAACCAACAATACCGGGTTTTAAGTCAGTTTAGACAGATTATGAAGTTGCATCGTAAATACGAGGTCCCGGTTATCATAACCAGTGATACCAATTCTATTTATGGCCTGCGCAACCCAAAAGACGTGACAGCTCTGGCAGCTTGCTTTGGAATGACGAAGAATGAGGCCTTTGATGCATTGTCAAAAACTCCACAGGAGATTATCCAGAGAAATAAAATAAGAGATGCGGTCATAGTTCCAGGGGTACGTTTGATAAAATAA
- a CDS encoding KEOPS complex subunit Pcc1, whose amino-acid sequence MRIKALKQVKSQIELEFPSREDAKIVLRSIEPEIRGSPSERTSTEIECQKNILKITITARDTPSLRASLNSYLRWILLSQQILELKH is encoded by the coding sequence ATGAGGATAAAAGCTCTTAAACAGGTCAAAAGCCAGATAGAACTTGAATTTCCTTCTCGAGAGGATGCAAAAATAGTTCTAAGGTCAATTGAACCAGAAATAAGAGGATCACCATCCGAGCGAACCAGTACTGAGATTGAATGTCAGAAAAACATTCTAAAAATCACCATCACAGCGCGTGACACTCCCTCCCTTAGAGCATCCCTGAATTCTTACCTGCGATGGATACTGCTTTCACAGCAGATTTTAGAATTAAAACATTAA
- a CDS encoding prefoldin subunit beta, which yields MEVPQNIQHQLAQFQQMQQQAQAITMQKQNVDLQIREAEKALEELEKVEDNAEVYKTAGTLLIKMAKPELTEELTEKLETLQLREKTVKRQEERVMKRLQEMQESLQEAMQIQQQPGLGN from the coding sequence ATGGAAGTTCCCCAAAATATCCAACATCAACTAGCACAATTCCAGCAGATGCAACAACAGGCCCAGGCCATAACCATGCAGAAACAGAATGTGGATCTGCAGATAAGAGAAGCTGAAAAGGCCCTTGAAGAACTGGAAAAAGTGGAAGATAATGCTGAAGTTTACAAAACTGCAGGAACCCTGTTAATTAAAATGGCTAAACCCGAACTAACTGAAGAACTAACCGAAAAACTGGAAACCCTACAGCTCAGGGAAAAAACAGTTAAAAGACAGGAAGAAAGGGTCATGAAACGGTTACAGGAAATGCAGGAATCCTTACAGGAAGCCATGCAGATACAGCAGCAGCCCGGACTCGGCAACTAA
- a CDS encoding helix-turn-helix transcriptional regulator: MLRINSKSTLESTEELEEVLKALANVNRLLLIYYLASGEVDKVSVTEMSKDMGITQPAASQHLKILKNANILVAKKEGNYIYYRFNRPSMQKHQKRIDFLFTCAFAKCSQLERSSCKHSEKKEEY, from the coding sequence ATGCTTAGGATTAATTCCAAGTCAACATTGGAGTCTACCGAAGAACTGGAGGAAGTGCTTAAAGCCCTGGCCAATGTCAATCGGTTGCTACTTATCTACTATCTGGCTTCAGGTGAAGTGGATAAAGTCAGTGTAACGGAAATGTCAAAGGACATGGGCATAACACAGCCAGCAGCATCGCAGCATCTGAAAATCCTAAAAAATGCCAACATACTCGTTGCCAAAAAAGAGGGAAACTACATTTACTACAGATTCAACAGGCCCTCCATGCAAAAACACCAGAAAAGAATTGATTTTTTATTTACATGTGCATTTGCCAAGTGTAGTCAGCTGGAAAGATCCAGTTGTAAACATTCGGAAAAAAAGGAAGAATATTAG
- a CDS encoding RNA-binding protein, with product MIHNLSYRAFVYGTENEEKVREALSTLLPTAQPLKEITEGYHKNQVIILQGKITKKREIKDFLEKLQTLTPSAKKKILTELEGRMDARGNLFLRFDKQRAYLGDLLLVEHGDALHLKLKIAAYPARKEEALKVARQIFKE from the coding sequence ATGATACATAACCTCTCCTACCGGGCCTTTGTTTACGGAACTGAAAACGAAGAGAAGGTGAGGGAGGCCCTATCTACCCTCCTCCCCACAGCCCAACCTCTTAAGGAAATCACCGAAGGTTACCATAAGAATCAGGTTATCATTCTCCAGGGAAAAATCACCAAAAAAAGAGAAATCAAAGACTTCCTGGAAAAACTACAGACACTAACTCCCTCAGCCAAAAAAAAGATATTAACAGAACTTGAAGGCAGAATGGATGCGCGAGGGAACCTTTTTCTTAGATTTGATAAACAACGTGCCTATCTAGGAGATCTTCTGCTAGTGGAGCACGGCGATGCCCTGCACCTGAAACTGAAAATAGCTGCCTACCCCGCCCGGAAGGAAGAAGCCCTAAAGGTTGCCCGGCAGATATTCAAGGAATAA
- a CDS encoding ribosome assembly factor SBDS — protein sequence MITLEDAVIARLEYYGERFEILVDPDLASDFKRGEDIQIEEILAVEEVFKDSKKGDKASEEAMNKAFDTTDPLEAAAIIIRKGQVQLTAQQRRDMQEDKRRMVVAKIAREAINPQTKLPHPARRIEIAMEEAKVRVDPFKSVDEQVNITLKAIRKLIPIRLEKVRVAIHIPGEDTGKVYGVLPEYGKTMKEEWQQDGSWVAVVEIPGGMQESFYQRLSEITHGQVETKLLK from the coding sequence ATGATCACCCTGGAAGATGCCGTTATAGCCCGCCTGGAATACTACGGGGAAAGATTCGAGATCCTGGTGGATCCAGATCTAGCATCTGATTTTAAAAGGGGAGAAGATATCCAAATTGAAGAGATATTGGCTGTTGAAGAGGTTTTCAAGGATTCTAAAAAGGGGGATAAAGCATCAGAAGAGGCAATGAATAAAGCCTTTGACACCACTGATCCCCTGGAAGCTGCTGCCATCATTATCCGTAAAGGACAGGTTCAACTCACTGCCCAACAACGGAGGGATATGCAGGAGGATAAAAGGAGAATGGTCGTGGCTAAAATTGCCCGAGAAGCCATAAATCCTCAGACAAAGCTCCCCCACCCTGCAAGAAGGATTGAAATAGCCATGGAAGAGGCTAAGGTCAGGGTGGATCCCTTTAAGAGTGTGGATGAACAGGTGAACATCACGCTAAAGGCTATCCGTAAGTTAATACCCATAAGACTTGAAAAAGTGAGGGTGGCCATCCACATACCTGGAGAGGACACCGGAAAGGTTTATGGAGTCCTACCTGAATATGGGAAAACCATGAAAGAAGAATGGCAACAGGATGGGTCATGGGTTGCTGTAGTTGAAATCCCGGGTGGTATGCAGGAAAGTTTCTATCAGAGACTCTCAGAGATTACCCATGGACAGGTGGAAACCAAACTCTTAAAATAA
- the rrp41 gene encoding exosome complex exonuclease Rrp41 — protein sequence MGDSNKGSLITSVTKKRPDGRAFDELRPLKIEAGVLERADGSSYVEIGDNKVLAAVYGPRELHVRRLLKPNMAILRCRYNMAPFSVEDRKRPGPDRRSVEISKITAEALNPAVFLEKFPRSTIDIFIEVLQAEGGTRCAGITAASVALADAGIPMRDMVAACAAGKADGKVIMDLSEWEDKEGEADLPIAMMPRTGDITLLQMDGHLTGDEFEKALDLAVKGCKIISEEQKNAIKNRYGD from the coding sequence ATTGGAGATAGTAATAAGGGAAGTTTAATAACTTCTGTCACTAAAAAAAGACCAGACGGAAGAGCTTTCGATGAACTGAGGCCTTTGAAAATAGAGGCAGGAGTCTTGGAAAGAGCCGATGGATCGTCTTATGTAGAAATTGGTGATAACAAGGTTCTAGCAGCTGTTTATGGTCCCAGAGAATTACACGTGCGCAGATTGTTAAAACCCAACATGGCAATCCTTCGATGCCGCTATAACATGGCACCATTCTCGGTGGAAGACCGTAAAAGACCAGGACCAGATCGTAGATCAGTGGAAATATCCAAGATCACCGCAGAAGCATTAAACCCTGCAGTTTTCCTGGAAAAATTCCCCAGATCAACCATTGATATTTTCATAGAAGTCCTGCAGGCAGAAGGAGGAACCAGATGTGCCGGTATAACCGCGGCCTCTGTGGCCCTGGCCGATGCAGGCATACCCATGAGGGATATGGTGGCAGCCTGTGCCGCAGGTAAAGCGGATGGTAAGGTTATCATGGACTTATCAGAATGGGAGGATAAGGAAGGAGAAGCTGACTTACCCATTGCCATGATGCCACGCACCGGGGACATAACCCTGCTGCAGATGGACGGACACCTCACTGGCGATGAATTCGAAAAAGCACTGGATCTGGCTGTAAAAGGATGTAAAATCATCAGCGAAGAACAGAAAAATGCCATAAAGAACAGGTACGGTGATTAA
- the psmA gene encoding archaeal proteasome endopeptidase complex subunit alpha translates to MQPFPAAGYDKGISIFSPDGRLFQVEYAREAVKRGTTSLGVKSAEGIVLVVDKRPSSKLVEPTSIEKIFQIDEHIGAATSGLVADARKLIEQARMESQINKITFNESIPVEMLAKKICDMKQMYTQHGGVRPFGSALIIGGVKDNGCRLFETDPSGALIEYKATAIGAGRAMAMEVFEKGYSEDMKINEAMELALDAIYEATEGKTTKESVEIAVIEEATHKYRKLTEDEIEEHVEELLIRKSKEDEEEEE, encoded by the coding sequence ATGCAACCGTTCCCAGCAGCAGGATATGATAAAGGTATATCTATTTTTAGCCCAGATGGAAGGCTATTTCAGGTTGAATACGCTAGAGAAGCTGTAAAAAGAGGTACAACTTCATTAGGAGTTAAATCAGCAGAGGGGATTGTGCTGGTGGTAGATAAAAGACCCAGCAGCAAACTGGTGGAACCCACATCCATTGAAAAGATATTCCAGATCGACGAACACATAGGAGCCGCCACATCAGGTTTAGTGGCTGATGCTCGTAAACTCATTGAACAAGCTCGAATGGAATCCCAGATCAACAAGATCACCTTCAACGAATCCATACCAGTGGAAATGCTGGCCAAGAAGATCTGTGACATGAAACAGATGTACACCCAGCATGGTGGAGTTCGACCATTCGGTTCAGCACTGATCATCGGAGGAGTCAAAGACAATGGATGTCGATTGTTCGAAACAGACCCCAGTGGTGCCTTAATTGAATACAAGGCCACTGCAATTGGAGCTGGAAGAGCAATGGCCATGGAAGTCTTTGAAAAGGGCTACAGCGAAGATATGAAAATCAATGAAGCCATGGAACTGGCACTAGATGCGATCTACGAAGCAACCGAAGGTAAAACTACCAAAGAAAGCGTAGAAATCGCGGTCATAGAAGAAGCCACTCACAAATATCGCAAACTCACAGAAGATGAAATAGAAGAACATGTAGAAGAACTCCTCATCCGCAAATCAAAGGAGGATGAGGAAGAAGAGGAATAA
- the rpl37A gene encoding 50S ribosomal protein L37Ae — MARTKKVGVTGRFGARYGRKAKRTVKAIEDNMKKNHICPKCDREGVKRTAAGIWKCRKCGAVFTGGAYMPHTPMGKTATRNIKRIVGGL; from the coding sequence ATGGCAAGAACTAAGAAAGTAGGTGTAACAGGCAGATTCGGTGCCAGATATGGTAGGAAAGCAAAAAGAACCGTGAAGGCCATCGAAGATAACATGAAGAAGAATCACATCTGTCCTAAATGTGACCGAGAGGGAGTTAAAAGGACTGCGGCAGGAATATGGAAGTGCCGTAAATGTGGTGCAGTCTTCACTGGCGGAGCATACATGCCCCACACCCCAATGGGTAAAACCGCAACCAGGAACATTAAGAGGATTGTTGGAGGTTTATAA
- a CDS encoding Rpp14/Pop5 family protein — translation MKLKILPTHLRDKKRYLAFVAFSEIPLQRDDVISLVTESSGNLYGACGASQLELWVVKVWNYPAPGKNMVKGIIRCNRDEVDRARAVIPTITKFRGKRVVFQTLGISGTIKAAITNFIKLKAADE, via the coding sequence ATGAAGCTTAAAATATTACCCACTCACCTTAGGGATAAGAAAAGATACCTGGCATTTGTGGCTTTTTCAGAAATCCCCCTCCAGCGGGATGATGTAATATCCCTGGTTACAGAGTCATCCGGAAACCTTTACGGGGCATGTGGAGCCAGCCAACTGGAATTGTGGGTGGTAAAGGTGTGGAATTATCCGGCACCTGGAAAAAATATGGTTAAGGGAATCATTCGATGTAACCGGGATGAAGTAGACCGGGCCCGTGCTGTAATCCCCACCATAACTAAATTTCGCGGAAAAAGAGTAGTTTTCCAAACTTTGGGAATTTCCGGAACCATCAAAGCGGCAATAACAAACTTTATTAAATTGAAGGCAGCAGATGAATAA